In one Bosea sp. RAC05 genomic region, the following are encoded:
- a CDS encoding amino acid ABC transporter permease: MRYEFDWGLLWREPYFGWIVEGILTTFHLALLAWVLALFLGILIGVLRVTNSRLLRAIGATYVEIFRNIPLIVQLFLWLYVVPQMLPRDFSFWWNRLDHVPYWTAMIGIAFYTSARLAEQIRSAVRAIPPGQFKAGLSTGLTQVQVYRYVIVPYALRIIIPALTSEFLTVFKNTALALTIGVIEITATTRRIEAWSFRGIEAYTVASLTYIATAIMVVLFMSWLERRYQIPGLIKRDESRL; encoded by the coding sequence ATGCGCTATGAATTCGACTGGGGATTGCTCTGGCGCGAGCCCTATTTCGGCTGGATCGTCGAAGGCATCCTAACGACGTTCCACCTGGCCCTGCTGGCTTGGGTGCTGGCGCTGTTCCTCGGCATCCTGATCGGCGTGCTACGCGTGACGAATTCGCGCCTGCTGCGCGCCATCGGCGCGACCTATGTCGAAATCTTCCGCAATATCCCGCTGATCGTGCAGCTTTTTCTGTGGCTGTATGTCGTGCCGCAGATGCTGCCAAGGGATTTCAGCTTCTGGTGGAACCGGCTCGACCACGTGCCGTACTGGACGGCGATGATTGGCATTGCCTTTTATACGTCTGCGCGGCTGGCCGAGCAGATTCGCTCCGCCGTGCGCGCCATTCCGCCCGGGCAGTTCAAGGCTGGGCTCTCGACCGGTCTTACGCAGGTGCAGGTCTACCGCTACGTGATCGTGCCCTATGCGCTGCGCATAATCATCCCGGCGCTGACCTCGGAATTCCTGACTGTATTCAAGAACACGGCGCTCGCGCTGACGATCGGCGTCATCGAGATCACGGCCACGACACGCCGGATCGAGGCATGGTCGTTCCGCGGCATCGAGGCCTATACGGTCGCTTCGCTGACCTACATCGCCACGGCGATCATGGTCGTCCTGTTCATGTCCTGGCTCGAACGGCGCTATCAGATTCCCGGTCTGATCAAGCGCGATGAATCGAGGCTCTGA
- a CDS encoding pyridoxal phosphate-dependent aminotransferase — MSNRSFAPRLERMRFSSSLASMRRIRELRASGVSVIDFGSKFDTPAHIKEAAVRYLEQPQASMYADPRGIPEFRAAIARKMARANDMVIDPDTEISVSPGGKAGIVATLLAIVDVGDEVLLEDPGWLSFDPMIRLTGATPVPFPIRPQNDFQLDPADLVARITPRTRAIVLCSPHNPTGAILSIATMLEIARIAIEHDLWVVMDEAYEHFLFDDNRHVSIATIEGMRERTISIQTASKTYNMFGWRVGWVIAAPDVSERIRMVLSHMFTCVTSFVQAGAAAALDGPYAQGTLSIEEVSRNYETQRNTLVAGLRAVPGIRCTMPAGAYFAFPDISSFGLSSDEFASRLLANARVSGLSGAVFGGMGEGHIRFVFNAPLPEIEEGLTRLQRYLTSI; from the coding sequence ATGTCCAACCGTAGCTTCGCGCCACGCCTAGAGCGGATGCGGTTCTCATCTTCCTTGGCATCGATGCGGCGCATCCGGGAGTTGCGCGCGAGCGGCGTCAGCGTGATCGACTTCGGCTCGAAGTTCGATACGCCGGCCCATATCAAGGAAGCGGCGGTCCGCTACCTCGAGCAACCGCAGGCGTCGATGTATGCTGACCCGCGCGGCATTCCCGAATTCCGGGCCGCGATCGCGCGCAAGATGGCGCGCGCAAACGACATGGTCATCGACCCAGACACCGAAATCTCGGTCAGTCCGGGCGGCAAGGCCGGCATCGTGGCGACGCTGCTCGCCATCGTCGATGTGGGCGACGAGGTACTGCTGGAAGATCCGGGCTGGCTCAGTTTCGACCCGATGATCCGCCTGACCGGCGCGACGCCGGTTCCGTTCCCGATCCGGCCCCAGAACGATTTCCAGCTCGATCCAGCGGATCTCGTCGCGCGCATAACCCCCAGGACGCGAGCAATCGTGCTGTGCTCGCCACACAACCCGACCGGCGCAATCCTTTCGATCGCGACAATGCTCGAGATCGCCCGCATCGCCATAGAGCACGACCTTTGGGTGGTGATGGACGAGGCCTACGAGCACTTCCTGTTCGATGACAACCGTCATGTCAGCATCGCCACGATCGAGGGCATGCGCGAGCGCACGATCTCAATTCAGACGGCGAGCAAAACCTACAACATGTTCGGCTGGCGCGTGGGCTGGGTGATCGCCGCTCCCGACGTGAGCGAGCGCATCCGGATGGTGCTTTCGCACATGTTCACCTGCGTGACGTCCTTCGTGCAGGCCGGTGCGGCGGCCGCGCTCGACGGACCCTATGCGCAGGGCACGCTCTCCATCGAGGAAGTGTCCAGGAACTACGAGACACAACGCAACACGCTCGTTGCGGGCCTGCGTGCGGTCCCGGGCATCCGCTGCACGATGCCAGCCGGCGCCTATTTCGCGTTCCCCGACATCAGCAGCTTCGGTCTGTCGTCGGACGAGTTCGCCAGCCGGTTACTCGCCAATGCCCGGGTCAGCGGCCTTTCGGGGGCAGTGTTCGGCGGTATGGGAGAGGGGCATATCCGGTTCGTGTTCAACGCGCCGCTGCCCGAGATCGAGGAAGGTTTGACCAGGCTCCAGCGCTACCTGACGTCGATCTGA
- a CDS encoding transporter substrate-binding domain-containing protein, translating into MSLRLFLKVGLRLATGIVLLPIALATADAQVQSKYDRVLQNKKIIAGAQEGTPPFGYVDEKGEVAGWAVDLSRALHALIEKKMDTKLELEFRKVTPQTRIPLIVNGSLDWVLGSTGKTVEREQVVDFSLINNAVCVKTLHRKSMPVNAVSDLAGKRIGVTNGSVEQKLLTEMGQTGKIKPPVQLVTFPTHAVGFLALEQGRTDAHVTLDVALKSLALRAQNPDEWAVSGPDLMCTPNGIILPQNDSKWKRTVDHALCYFIHTGGYDKLWDEWFGENKPKAGFALPISEQTKTVLYGQCPFGIEDWLKNK; encoded by the coding sequence ATGAGCCTGCGCCTGTTTCTCAAAGTTGGCCTGCGCCTCGCAACCGGCATCGTCCTTCTGCCGATCGCCCTGGCAACTGCGGATGCCCAGGTCCAGAGCAAGTACGACCGTGTCCTGCAGAACAAGAAGATCATCGCTGGCGCACAGGAGGGCACGCCTCCATTTGGCTATGTCGACGAGAAGGGTGAGGTCGCCGGCTGGGCTGTCGATCTCAGCAGGGCTCTACACGCCCTGATCGAGAAGAAGATGGACACCAAGCTGGAACTGGAGTTCCGGAAGGTCACGCCGCAGACCCGCATCCCGCTCATCGTCAACGGATCGCTCGACTGGGTGCTGGGCTCGACTGGCAAGACCGTCGAGCGCGAGCAGGTTGTCGACTTCTCGCTTATCAATAACGCGGTGTGCGTGAAGACACTGCATCGCAAGTCCATGCCGGTGAACGCCGTCTCCGACCTCGCCGGCAAGCGCATCGGCGTCACCAATGGCAGCGTCGAGCAGAAGCTGCTCACGGAAATGGGCCAGACCGGCAAGATCAAACCGCCAGTGCAGCTCGTGACGTTCCCGACACATGCGGTCGGCTTCCTCGCGCTGGAACAGGGTCGGACCGACGCGCATGTTACGCTCGACGTCGCACTCAAGTCGCTGGCGTTGCGCGCACAGAACCCGGACGAATGGGCGGTTTCCGGCCCCGACCTGATGTGCACGCCCAATGGTATCATCCTTCCGCAGAACGATTCCAAGTGGAAGCGCACCGTGGACCATGCGCTTTGCTACTTCATCCATACGGGTGGGTACGACAAGCTATGGGATGAGTGGTTCGGCGAGAACAAGCCGAAGGCGGGCTTCGCGCTGCCAATCTCCGAGCAGACCAAGACCGTGCTCTACGGCCAGTGCCCGTTCGGCATCGAGGACTGGCTGAAAAACAAGTAA
- a CDS encoding LysR family transcriptional regulator has product MIDLRNLETFVWVARLGGFRRAAAKLNMTQPAISARISLLEQDLRLQLFETRPRRGVLTPSGQELLRYAERILTLKDDMLRAVGGNTSYKVALKIGVPESIVHTWLAILVDTLSRNYPTLTLDVEVDSTTNLRESLSAGRLDIAITNGPFNDPKIRSELLCAFPMAWMASTSLPIARNGADLASLTAYPVITFRRGSAPYATVREFLDRNGFATARMFASSAIAGIVRMGLDGIGTCVLPEGVITSELQDGRMTVLDVGIELPPLDFYVNVSRDTDVWLARQVVEMSIQVARDYLDERTWGSKKLIGGIQNQD; this is encoded by the coding sequence ATGATCGACTTGCGGAACCTCGAGACCTTCGTCTGGGTGGCGCGGCTGGGCGGCTTCCGCCGCGCGGCCGCGAAGCTCAACATGACCCAGCCCGCCATCTCGGCGCGGATCTCGCTGCTGGAGCAGGACCTGCGCCTGCAATTGTTCGAGACGCGCCCGCGTCGCGGCGTGCTCACCCCGTCCGGGCAGGAATTGTTGCGCTATGCCGAACGCATCCTCACTCTGAAGGACGACATGTTGCGCGCCGTGGGCGGCAACACTTCCTACAAGGTCGCGCTCAAGATCGGCGTCCCGGAAAGCATCGTTCATACTTGGCTGGCGATTCTCGTAGACACGCTTTCGCGCAACTACCCCACTCTTACGCTCGATGTCGAAGTGGATTCCACGACGAACCTTCGGGAAAGTCTCTCCGCCGGCCGCCTCGACATCGCGATCACGAACGGGCCCTTCAACGATCCGAAGATCCGCTCGGAACTACTATGCGCTTTCCCGATGGCGTGGATGGCAAGCACGTCGCTGCCGATTGCACGCAACGGCGCTGACCTTGCCTCGCTCACGGCCTATCCGGTCATCACCTTCCGGCGCGGTTCGGCTCCCTATGCGACCGTGCGCGAGTTCCTCGACCGGAACGGGTTCGCGACAGCGCGCATGTTCGCAAGTTCTGCCATTGCTGGCATCGTGCGGATGGGGCTGGACGGTATCGGAACTTGCGTGCTGCCCGAGGGGGTCATCACCAGCGAATTGCAGGACGGGCGAATGACTGTCCTCGATGTCGGCATCGAACTTCCGCCGCTCGATTTCTACGTTAACGTATCGCGCGACACGGATGTCTGGCTCGCCCGCCAGGTCGTCGAGATGTCGATCCAGGTAGCGCGCGACTATCTTGACGAGCGGACATGGGGATCAAAGAAATTGATCGGCGGAATCCAAAATCAGGATTAG
- a CDS encoding hydantoinase/oxoprolinase family protein: MDPQHSRAFRVGIDVGGTFTDIVATGSDGRILVRKVASTTGDLSLGSSRGVSELLNENAIRADEVDVVVHATTTATNAVLEGKGARTALITTAGFRDILEFRRVRVPELYNLGYVKPAPLVPRSLRFEVSERLGPLGEIWRPLDEDSVRVAAARIQASGAEAVAICLLHSYVNPEHEKRVRAIVEEMLGDKLFVTCSHEILPEMREYERTSTTVINAYLGPVMKAYLQRLEERLTGLGTGRSLHVMTSGGGQMSLKAAMNKPAYLVESGPAAGVIAAARIAKRLDLPNIITLDMGGTTAKTAIVEHAEPAKTSEFEVGAGINLSSKLVRGAGYAIKLPFIDVSEIGAGGGSKIWFDKGGVLKVGPESAGSEPGPVCYGKGGTVATLTDAFLTLGYVNSKYLVGGALGLEAGISQEAVRAQVAEPLGIDLRDAAYGAVTVAVANMVRAVKSVSTYRGRDPRGYTLIAFGGNGPLVGAMIAHELSMPRVLVPPHSGVLSAYGLLMADHEQELVRSYPARTAECDPAALNAAYEELSREAVDTLSAEGFAPQDIEVRRFADLRYVGQAYELTVPVAGTGVPVMAEVDAAFHEEHRKTYSHMSKSEPVGLVSIRIVASVRTPQPAEEPADAPEAAADAPPVTRDVYFGAVRGLHAVPVLRRAGLREGERAGPLLVEEYDSTCLVPPGATARVDRWNNIVITLEPRA, from the coding sequence ATGGATCCGCAGCATTCACGGGCGTTTCGTGTCGGCATTGATGTCGGCGGCACCTTCACTGACATCGTCGCCACCGGCAGTGACGGTCGCATCCTCGTGCGCAAGGTCGCCTCGACCACGGGCGACCTGAGCCTGGGCAGTTCGCGCGGCGTGTCCGAACTGCTTAACGAAAATGCCATCCGCGCCGATGAGGTCGATGTCGTCGTCCATGCCACGACCACCGCGACCAATGCCGTGCTCGAAGGCAAGGGAGCGCGCACCGCGCTCATCACCACGGCCGGCTTCCGTGACATTCTTGAGTTTCGGCGCGTGCGCGTGCCGGAATTGTACAATCTCGGCTACGTCAAGCCTGCCCCGCTCGTGCCGCGCAGCCTGCGCTTCGAGGTCTCGGAGCGACTGGGACCGCTCGGGGAGATTTGGCGGCCGCTCGACGAGGACAGCGTGCGCGTCGCCGCCGCGCGCATCCAAGCTTCCGGCGCCGAAGCGGTGGCGATCTGCCTGCTGCATTCCTATGTCAATCCCGAACATGAGAAGCGTGTGCGCGCTATCGTTGAGGAGATGCTGGGCGACAAGCTGTTCGTGACCTGCTCCCACGAGATCCTGCCCGAGATGCGCGAATACGAGCGCACGAGTACCACCGTCATTAACGCCTATCTCGGCCCGGTGATGAAGGCCTATCTCCAGCGCCTGGAGGAACGGCTGACTGGGCTCGGCACTGGACGTTCGCTGCACGTGATGACGTCCGGCGGCGGCCAGATGAGCCTGAAGGCCGCCATGAACAAGCCTGCCTATCTGGTCGAATCCGGTCCAGCGGCGGGCGTGATAGCTGCCGCGCGCATCGCGAAGCGCCTCGACCTGCCCAACATCATCACGCTCGACATGGGTGGCACGACCGCGAAGACGGCGATCGTCGAGCATGCCGAGCCAGCCAAGACCAGCGAATTCGAGGTCGGCGCCGGCATCAACCTGTCGAGCAAGCTCGTGCGGGGCGCAGGTTACGCGATCAAGCTGCCATTCATCGACGTGTCGGAAATCGGCGCGGGCGGCGGCAGCAAAATCTGGTTCGACAAGGGCGGCGTACTCAAGGTCGGCCCCGAGAGCGCAGGCTCCGAGCCCGGCCCAGTCTGCTACGGCAAGGGCGGCACGGTCGCGACCCTGACCGATGCCTTCCTCACGCTCGGCTACGTCAACAGCAAATATCTCGTCGGCGGTGCGCTGGGTCTAGAGGCCGGCATCTCGCAGGAGGCCGTACGCGCGCAGGTCGCCGAGCCGCTCGGTATCGACCTGCGCGATGCGGCCTATGGGGCGGTGACCGTCGCGGTTGCCAACATGGTCCGTGCGGTCAAGTCGGTTTCGACCTATCGCGGCCGCGATCCACGCGGCTACACCCTCATCGCCTTCGGCGGCAACGGCCCCCTCGTCGGCGCGATGATCGCGCACGAATTGTCGATGCCGCGCGTGCTCGTGCCTCCCCATTCCGGCGTGCTCAGCGCCTACGGGCTGCTGATGGCCGATCACGAGCAGGAACTCGTGCGCTCCTATCCGGCCCGCACCGCCGAGTGCGATCCGGCGGCGCTCAATGCAGCCTATGAGGAACTCTCGCGCGAGGCGGTCGATACGCTGAGCGCAGAGGGTTTCGCGCCGCAGGATATCGAGGTCCGCCGCTTCGCCGACCTGCGGTATGTCGGCCAGGCCTATGAACTGACGGTTCCGGTCGCCGGCACCGGCGTGCCTGTCATGGCCGAGGTCGATGCAGCCTTCCATGAAGAGCACCGCAAGACCTATTCGCACATGTCGAAATCCGAGCCGGTCGGGCTTGTCAGCATCCGCATTGTCGCGAGTGTGCGCACGCCGCAGCCTGCCGAAGAGCCGGCCGACGCTCCGGAAGCCGCAGCGGACGCGCCTCCCGTGACGCGGGATGTCTATTTCGGTGCCGTGCGCGGGCTGCATGCAGTGCCCGTGCTGCGCCGCGCTGGTCTGCGCGAGGGCGAACGCGCCGGGCCGCTGCTGGTCGAGGAATACGACTCGACCTGCCTTGTGCCGCCGGGAGCAACCGCGCGGGTCGACCGCTGGAACAACATCGTCATCACGCTGGAGCCCCGCGCATGA
- a CDS encoding hydantoinase B/oxoprolinase family protein, translating into MSRRFDPITLDVIQNALGSIADELALVIMRSAYSNIVRDAMDYSTAVCDHEGRTVAQGLTTPVHLGSFPDAMRALVSQFAGRMSDGDIFIFNDPYGAGGMHLPDFYIVKPVFVGSCVEGYIATLAHQCDIGGLAPGGMAVFATEIYQEGLRIPILKLHDAGVANEAIPQIVAKNSRQPVEVLGDIRAQIAACGNGEKGLRQLIERYGVDEFRRYTAELHDYAERLIRAEISALPDGTYEFEDFLDGLGENPEPIRFKCALIIAGDHITVDWEGTSPQVKAAINGPIPTTHAMAYLAVRCAIGVAIPNCEGYMRAITVKAPKGSIVNPNEPAACGARGVICFRMYDAMLGAFSQILPNRIPAANEGGSSAPHIAGRTRDNRPFLISGGLMGCWGGSAVRDGQEGISNPAANLGNAPIELVESRLPVEITCYSFVQNSGGPGRHRGGVALMRGYRLLEEEAELVMRSDRRAVLPYGLFGGEPGTPSWNFINPGPDQVVLPVCPFASVPMKQDDIFLHIQAGAGGYGDPLERAPAKVLLDLLNELITTDYASDVYGVVIVDGAVDEVATGERRRALASGGAIAKASYLDHFARSTCTEGLARKPNASPT; encoded by the coding sequence ATGAGCAGACGCTTCGACCCTATCACGCTCGACGTGATCCAGAACGCGCTCGGCTCGATCGCCGACGAACTGGCGCTCGTCATCATGCGCTCGGCCTATTCCAACATCGTGCGCGACGCGATGGATTACTCCACTGCCGTCTGTGACCATGAAGGCAGGACGGTTGCACAGGGCCTGACGACGCCCGTGCATCTCGGCTCTTTCCCGGATGCAATGCGCGCTTTGGTCTCGCAGTTCGCAGGCCGCATGTCAGATGGGGACATCTTCATCTTCAACGACCCCTATGGGGCCGGCGGCATGCACCTGCCGGACTTCTACATCGTGAAGCCTGTCTTCGTCGGTAGCTGCGTCGAGGGCTACATCGCGACGCTCGCCCACCAATGCGACATAGGTGGCCTCGCCCCCGGTGGCATGGCCGTGTTCGCAACGGAAATCTATCAGGAAGGGCTGCGCATCCCGATTCTGAAGCTGCACGATGCGGGCGTAGCAAACGAGGCCATCCCTCAGATCGTTGCGAAAAACTCCCGCCAGCCGGTCGAGGTGCTGGGCGATATACGCGCGCAGATCGCTGCCTGCGGCAATGGCGAGAAGGGCCTGCGGCAACTGATCGAACGCTACGGTGTCGACGAGTTCCGTCGCTACACCGCCGAATTGCACGACTATGCCGAACGCCTGATCCGGGCCGAGATCAGCGCCTTGCCCGACGGCACCTACGAATTCGAGGATTTTTTGGACGGGCTGGGCGAGAACCCCGAACCGATCCGCTTCAAATGCGCGCTGATCATCGCCGGGGACCACATTACCGTCGATTGGGAGGGCACCTCTCCGCAGGTCAAGGCGGCGATCAACGGCCCGATCCCGACCACGCATGCCATGGCCTATCTCGCCGTGCGCTGCGCCATCGGCGTCGCAATCCCCAATTGCGAAGGCTATATGCGCGCCATCACTGTCAAGGCACCCAAGGGCTCGATCGTGAACCCGAACGAGCCGGCCGCATGCGGCGCGCGCGGCGTCATCTGCTTTCGCATGTATGACGCCATGCTGGGCGCGTTCTCGCAGATCCTGCCCAACCGCATCCCCGCAGCCAACGAGGGCGGCTCGTCAGCACCACACATTGCGGGCCGCACGCGCGACAACCGGCCGTTCCTGATCTCCGGCGGGCTGATGGGCTGCTGGGGCGGCAGCGCCGTGCGCGATGGGCAGGAAGGCATCTCCAATCCGGCCGCCAATCTCGGCAACGCGCCGATCGAACTGGTGGAATCACGCCTGCCCGTCGAGATTACCTGCTATTCCTTCGTGCAGAATTCCGGCGGCCCCGGACGGCATCGGGGTGGCGTCGCGCTGATGCGCGGATACCGCCTACTCGAGGAGGAGGCGGAACTCGTGATGCGCTCCGACCGGCGTGCCGTTTTGCCCTATGGCCTCTTCGGCGGCGAGCCGGGCACGCCTTCCTGGAATTTCATCAATCCCGGCCCCGACCAGGTCGTCCTACCCGTCTGTCCGTTCGCGAGCGTGCCGATGAAGCAGGACGATATCTTCCTGCACATCCAGGCCGGTGCCGGTGGCTATGGCGACCCGCTCGAGCGGGCGCCGGCGAAGGTGCTTCTCGACTTGCTCAACGAACTCATCACGACCGACTATGCCTCGGACGTTTACGGCGTGGTCATCGTGGATGGGGCCGTAGACGAGGTTGCGACGGGGGAACGGCGGCGCGCGCTGGCATCCGGCGGCGCGATCGCCAAAGCGAGCTATCTCGACCATTTCGCCAGGTCCACATGCACCGAGGGTCTGGCAAGGAAGCCGAACGCCAGTCCTACCTAA